One window of Cryobacterium arcticum genomic DNA carries:
- a CDS encoding nitroreductase/quinone reductase family protein, giving the protein METSSGSTEASGRTPRLQPRWFIVLFWKVHRAFVRIAGGRGGLWRPRDQSWGTLRLTTVGRRSGQERSVIVGYYEDGPNLVTMAMNGWGAAEPAWWLNLQAHPEARVQLAGRTGHAVVAHAAEGAERERLWDRWRLLDTDLDGYASRRPMQTAVVVLEPAT; this is encoded by the coding sequence GTGGAGACGAGCAGCGGTTCGACGGAAGCGAGCGGACGTACGCCGCGCCTCCAGCCCCGATGGTTCATTGTGCTCTTCTGGAAGGTGCACCGGGCGTTCGTTCGGATCGCCGGCGGGCGCGGCGGGCTGTGGCGCCCCCGTGATCAGAGTTGGGGCACGCTGCGGCTGACCACGGTCGGCCGACGCAGCGGCCAGGAGCGATCGGTGATTGTCGGGTATTACGAGGACGGTCCCAATCTGGTGACCATGGCGATGAACGGATGGGGTGCGGCCGAGCCCGCGTGGTGGCTGAACCTGCAGGCGCATCCGGAGGCGCGGGTGCAGCTTGCCGGCCGCACGGGGCACGCCGTCGTCGCCCACGCCGCGGAGGGGGCGGAAAGGGAGCGACTGTGGGACCGATGGCGGCTGCTGGACACGGACCTGGACGGGTACGCCAGCCGGCGGCCGATGCAGACGGCCGTAGTAGTCCTCGAACCGGCGACCTGA
- the ychF gene encoding redox-regulated ATPase YchF: MALTIAIVGLPNVGKSTLFNALTKNNVLAANYPFATIEPNVGIVNLPDSRLAKLAEVFGSERLLPAPVSFVDIAGIVRGASEGEGLGNKFLANIREADAIAQVIRGFADPDVVHVDGAVNPAGDMETINTELVLADLQTLEKAIVRYEKETKGRKLDPSVLKTALEAQTFLDTGKPLSASKIDVEPIRELGLLTTKPFIYVFNVDEAVLQDAEKLAVLAALVAPAQAVFLDAKLESELAELDEEDAAEMLASTGQEESGLNQLARIGFDTLGLQTYLTAGPKETRAWTIHKGWTAPQAAGVIHTDFQKGFIKAEVFAFQDLIDAGSVVEARAKGKARIEGKEYVMQDGDVVEFRFNV, translated from the coding sequence GTGGCTCTTACTATTGCAATCGTCGGACTGCCCAATGTTGGCAAGTCCACCCTCTTCAACGCGTTGACCAAGAACAACGTGCTCGCGGCGAACTACCCGTTCGCCACCATCGAGCCCAACGTTGGCATCGTCAACCTGCCGGACTCCCGCCTCGCCAAGCTGGCTGAGGTGTTCGGTAGCGAGCGCCTGCTGCCTGCTCCGGTGTCGTTCGTCGACATCGCCGGCATCGTGCGCGGCGCCAGCGAGGGTGAGGGCCTGGGCAACAAGTTCCTCGCCAACATCCGCGAGGCCGACGCCATCGCGCAGGTCATCCGCGGATTCGCCGACCCCGACGTGGTGCACGTCGACGGTGCGGTCAACCCGGCCGGCGACATGGAGACCATCAACACCGAGCTGGTGCTCGCCGACCTGCAGACGCTGGAGAAGGCGATCGTGCGGTACGAGAAGGAGACCAAGGGTCGCAAGCTCGACCCGAGCGTGCTCAAGACCGCACTCGAGGCGCAGACCTTCCTCGACACCGGTAAGCCGCTGTCGGCGTCGAAGATCGACGTCGAGCCCATCCGCGAACTCGGCCTGCTCACCACCAAGCCGTTCATCTACGTCTTCAACGTCGACGAGGCCGTGCTGCAGGATGCCGAGAAGCTCGCCGTGCTGGCCGCCCTTGTCGCCCCGGCGCAGGCCGTGTTCCTCGACGCGAAGCTCGAATCCGAACTCGCCGAACTCGACGAAGAAGACGCCGCCGAGATGCTGGCCTCCACCGGCCAGGAGGAGAGCGGGTTGAACCAGCTCGCCCGCATCGGCTTCGACACCCTCGGCCTGCAGACCTACCTCACCGCCGGCCCCAAGGAAACGCGGGCCTGGACCATCCACAAGGGCTGGACCGCCCCGCAGGCCGCCGGAGTCATCCACACCGACTTCCAGAAGGGCTTCATCAAGGCCGAGGTCTTCGCGTTCCAGGACCTCATCGACGCCGGCTCAGTCGTCGAAGCTCGCGCCAAGGGCAAGGCCCGCATCGAGGGCAAGGAATACGTCATGCAGGACGGCGACGTCGTGGAGTTCCGCTTCAACGTGTAG
- a CDS encoding exonuclease domain-containing protein, translated as MPVNFTAIDFETANSSAASACSVGLVKVRDGVVVDKIGWFIRPPLGHDAFLEWNIRIHGIYPEQVVDALSWSEQLPDLVDFADGDVLVAHNAGFDLGVIKTASTITGMTVPDFRYVCSLQVARKTYHLDSYRLPVAAMAAGFEDFSHHNALADSEACAAIMIHAADRHGADTIEDLARICGVNMGVIGPVATQEHRATHGPMALN; from the coding sequence GTGCCTGTCAACTTCACCGCCATCGATTTCGAAACCGCCAACTCCTCGGCCGCCTCGGCCTGCTCCGTGGGGTTGGTGAAGGTGCGCGACGGCGTCGTCGTCGACAAGATCGGCTGGTTCATCCGCCCGCCGCTGGGTCACGACGCGTTCCTGGAGTGGAACATCCGGATCCACGGCATCTACCCCGAGCAGGTCGTGGATGCGCTGAGCTGGTCGGAGCAGCTGCCCGATCTGGTGGACTTCGCCGACGGCGACGTGCTCGTGGCGCACAACGCGGGCTTCGACCTGGGCGTCATCAAGACAGCCTCGACGATCACCGGGATGACGGTGCCCGACTTCCGCTACGTGTGCAGCCTGCAGGTGGCGCGCAAGACCTACCACCTGGACTCCTACCGTTTGCCGGTCGCCGCCATGGCCGCGGGGTTCGAGGACTTCTCGCACCACAACGCGCTCGCGGACTCCGAGGCCTGCGCCGCGATCATGATCCACGCCGCCGACAGGCACGGAGCGGATACCATCGAGGACCTGGCCCGCATCTGCGGCGTCAACATGGGCGTGATCGGCCCGGTCGCCACCCAGGAGCACCGCGCCACGCACGGCCCGATGGCGCTGAACTAG
- a CDS encoding DUF6545 domain-containing protein yields the protein MFTLVEYAVFSALWGTTLLLVPSVLRGRRRLLFWFMLAFAITMSLISDGPYALVDELLGGVGITYFIFHATAIICVALFDSLIQTAVSKSGLTPTRKRIALWGATGLIILQACLFFANNWDIDNVQFIGAGDWSQLVYSFTTWIALIVLAISTIVACATDFRRQSDTTLKIALVMVSAGCVLVSLYVVIQMGVAINRATGGIGVSATVNFLSVGCTLLAPVLLSVGLGLRLLIGASRNLRDAARSRRLLWKVTPLWERLLADRPELSIEAPMSRIALCLQGNHAVHLYRRYVEVRDCLLLYPVQSLSAREAKLIQRIEEHIRQASDAYRGTTNDSRTDEYQNAR from the coding sequence ATGTTCACACTGGTTGAATACGCGGTGTTCTCGGCCCTGTGGGGCACGACTCTGCTCCTTGTCCCCAGTGTGCTCCGCGGAAGACGACGTCTGCTTTTCTGGTTCATGCTGGCCTTCGCCATCACAATGTCGTTGATCTCCGACGGACCGTATGCGCTCGTCGATGAACTCTTGGGTGGAGTCGGCATAACGTATTTCATCTTCCACGCGACCGCGATCATCTGTGTGGCGTTGTTCGACTCCCTCATCCAGACGGCTGTCTCAAAATCCGGGCTCACTCCGACGAGAAAGCGAATCGCCTTGTGGGGAGCGACCGGACTGATCATTCTCCAGGCTTGCCTCTTCTTCGCCAACAACTGGGACATTGACAACGTCCAGTTCATCGGCGCCGGCGACTGGAGTCAGCTGGTCTACAGCTTCACGACCTGGATCGCTCTGATCGTTCTGGCCATCTCGACAATCGTCGCGTGTGCGACGGACTTCAGGCGTCAGTCGGACACAACGCTCAAGATCGCGCTCGTGATGGTCTCTGCCGGGTGCGTGCTGGTGTCGCTCTATGTCGTGATCCAAATGGGTGTAGCGATCAACCGGGCAACGGGCGGCATCGGTGTCAGCGCCACAGTCAACTTCTTGTCGGTGGGATGCACGCTCCTCGCCCCCGTTCTCCTGTCGGTCGGCCTGGGTCTCCGCCTATTGATCGGAGCTTCCCGAAACCTGAGGGACGCAGCCAGGAGCCGGCGGCTGCTGTGGAAGGTCACGCCACTCTGGGAGCGGCTGCTTGCCGACCGGCCTGAGCTCAGCATCGAAGCGCCGATGTCACGCATAGCACTCTGCCTTCAGGGGAACCACGCCGTGCACCTCTACCGCCGCTACGTCGAGGTTCGCGACTGTCTCCTTCTGTACCCCGTCCAATCTCTCTCAGCTCGGGAGGCCAAGCTCATCCAGAGAATCGAAGAGCATATTCGTCAGGCATCGGATGCATATCGCGGAACCACAAACGACTCGAGGACCGATGAGTACCAAAATGCCCGGTGA